One window of the Triticum dicoccoides isolate Atlit2015 ecotype Zavitan chromosome 3B, WEW_v2.0, whole genome shotgun sequence genome contains the following:
- the LOC119279535 gene encoding uncharacterized protein LOC119279535, which produces MEYSDTVKYHGVPQDAIMCRLFTFSLRDDARAWYRSLPSRSYSWNEISRAFLDKYFPLHKQSAIQDEIFNFIQREGESLYDAWERYKALFRRCPDHGLERWLELQIFYRGLTSDTRAYVDMAAGGAIANKTLDEAFLLIESIAFHQLQWYNKKPTSDSLVCLQQITTPQPPILTQKPEPLSQCDKVELAWIIFDDDDTILVDTHATDHLDTSVGDSILHCDDSSMDEPELQFVAFDIEESPLVDIDHVLLEPDMEKFTFDDVSRIDSSTLEPEMESFMVDYGEVDSDVKESSSISLVDTSPVEISTTTPHLVSSMEVVLKLLPNYLRFTLVHHSLRADQVRDDIPWDPGGFTAW; this is translated from the exons ATGGAGTATTCAGATACAGTCAAGTACCATGGAGTTCCTCAAGATGCAATCATGTGCAGGTTGTTCACATTCTCCCTCCGCGATGATGCTCGTGCTTGGTATCGATCCTTGCCATCAAGGTCATACAGTTGGAATGAGATATCGCGAGCTTTCTTGGATAAATATTTCCCACTACACAAGCAGTCCGCAATTCAAGATGAGATCTTCAATTTCATTCAGCGTGAAGGCGAGAGCTTGTATGATGCTTGGGAGAGATACAAAGCCTTATTCAGGAGATGTCCTGATCATGGGCTCGAGAGATGGTTAGAGCTGCAGATATTCTATAGAGGATTGACTTCGGACACTCGAGCTTACGTCGATATGGCAGCGGGTGGAGCTATTGCAAACAAGACACTTGATGAAGCTTTTCTGCTGATTGAGAGCATAGCGTTCCACCAACTTCAGTGGTACAATAAGAAGCCCACATCTGATTCATTGGTTTGCTTGCAACAAATCACTACACCTCAACCACCAATTCTTACACAAAAGCCCGAGCCTCTATCTCAGTGTGACAAGGTTGAGCTTGCATGGATTATATTTGACGATGATGACACCATTCTAGTTGACACACACGCTACAGATCATCTGGATACTAGTGTTGGAGATTCAATTTTGCATTGTGATGATTCTTCCATGGATGAGCCAGAGCTGCAGTTCGTTGCTTTTGATATTGAGGAGTCACCTTTAGTTGATATTGATCATGTGCTGCTAGAGCCAGATATGGAGAAGTTCACCTTTGATGATGTTAGCCGCATTGATTCTTCAACACTTGAGCCTGAGATGGAGAGCTTCATGGTTGATTATGGTGAGGTGGATTCAGATGTCAAGGAGTCAAGCTCTATTTCACTTGTTGACACGAGTCCGGTGGAAATTTCTACTACCACACCTCACTTGGTATCTTCAATGGAGGTAGTCCTGAAGCTTCTTCCTAACTATCTCAG GTTTACGCTTGTGCACCATTCATTACGAGCTGACCAAGTTCGAGATGACATCCCATGGGATCCTGGTGGATTCACGGCATGGTGA